In a single window of the Portunus trituberculatus isolate SZX2019 chromosome 9, ASM1759143v1, whole genome shotgun sequence genome:
- the LOC123501568 gene encoding probable GPI-anchored adhesin-like protein PGA55 isoform X1, protein MRAARGRWPGLSLLLLVALLACPCYAAGLSLAGETQEVAYETWEAIDSEDGLSNSTDTETASTDAETNSTDVITTSTDAETNSTDVITTSTDAETNSTDVITTSTDTSDGSSTTKKPNTEPTSDGSTPTGDTKPPTNNPTTTTPTPPHDDLTLYEYTKEELNVTAEILAKCSSLASSKRSSTGSVMDSPAGWWKLKKEQTQEVISSTIDNFCINDTSPECDKLYTNLSDIMKLLTSLTANVDGWTLEDLDDLTGKNGELEDAYQAATDVSNFENLIDNATFQNVISDMQEEVKRSREKVNTKISDIKKDQTGSVVLVAVIGSLGGIMVVSIAGVMIYSAAKKKKMKKESSTTPYNKVRVCSGSSGGSGGGSSSVIEGVTIMLFLQLQGENIPIDAFLSDGPRADPYTSQSPPHSRGDPYPSPYSGRSEPMPRVTRIGKALPRTHF, encoded by the exons ATGCGGGCCGCACGTGGGCGGTGGCCCGGCCTCTCCTTGCTTCTGCTGGTGGCGCTGTTGGCCTGCCCCTGCTACGCTGCCGGGCTCTCCTTAGCAGGGGAGACTCAGGAAGTGGCATATGAAACATGGGAAGCTATAGATTCAGAAGATGGATTATCGAACAGCACAGATACGGAAACGGCCAGCACAGATGCAGAAACGAATAGCACAGATGTAATAACGACCAGCACAGATGCAGAAACGAATAGCACAGATGTAATAACGACCAGCACAGATGCAGAAACGAATAGCACAGATGTAATAACGACCAGCACAGATACGAGTGATGGATCATCGACCACTAAGAAGCCGAACACTGAACCAACGTCAGATGGCAGCACCCCGACAGGCGACACCAAACCGCCCACAAacaaccccaccaccacaacacccacccCGCCTCATGATG ACCTAACCCTCTATGAGTACACGAAGGAGGAACTGAATGTCACAGCAGAGATATTAGCGAAATGCAGCAGCCTAGCGTCAAGCAAGAGAAGCAGTACTGGAAGCGTGATGGACTCTCCTGCAGGCTGGTGGAAGCTGAAGAAAGAGCAGACGCAGGAAGTGATATCTTCAACCATTGATAATTTTTGTATAAACGATACTTCTCCTGAATGCGATAAACTATACACGAACCTGTCTGATATAATGAAGCTGCTGACGAGTCTGACTGCAAACGTGGATGGCTGGACACTGGAAGACCTGGATGATCTCACAGGGAAGAATGGAGAGTTGGAAGATGCTTACCAGGCCGCTACAGACGTTTCAAACTTCGAGAATCTTATAGATAATGCAACGTTCCAGAATGTGATTAGTGATATGCaggag GAAGTGAAGAGGAGTCGGGAGAAAGTGAACACCAAGATCAGTGACATCAAGAAAGACCAGACGGGctcagtggtgctggtggcggtcATCGGAAGTCTTGGGGGCATCATGGTCGTCAGTATTGCTGGCGTCATGATCTACAGCGCcgctaagaagaagaagatgaagaaagaatcgTCCACCACGCCATACAATAAGGTAAGGGtttgtagtggcagtagtggtggt agtggtggtggtagtagcagtgtaaTTGAAGGAGTAACAATAATGCTCTTCTTACAGCTGCAGGGAGAGAACATTCCTATTGATGCATTCCTGTCAGACGGGCCGAGGGCAGACCCGTACACAAGCCAGTCGCCGCCCCACAGCAGAGGCGATCCCTATCCGTCCCCGTACAGCGGCAGGAGTGAACCTATGCCGAGAGTCACCAGAATAGGAAAGGCTCTCCCTAGGACACACTTTTAA
- the LOC123501568 gene encoding uncharacterized protein LOC123501568 isoform X2, which produces MRAARGRWPGLSLLLLVALLACPCYAAGLSLAGETQEVAYETWEAIDSEDGLSNSTDTETASTDAETNSTDVITTSTDAETNSTDVITTSTDAETNSTDVITTSTDTSDGSSTTKKPNTEPTSDGSTPTGDTKPPTNNPTTTTPTPPHDDLTLYEYTKEELNVTAEILAKCSSLASSKRSSTGSVMDSPAGWWKLKKEQTQEVISSTIDNFCINDTSPECDKLYTNLSDIMKLLTSLTANVDGWTLEDLDDLTGKNGELEDAYQAATDVSNFENLIDNATFQNVISDMQEEVKRSREKVNTKISDIKKDQTGSVVLVAVIGSLGGIMVVSIAGVMIYSAAKKKKMKKESSTTPYNKLQGENIPIDAFLSDGPRADPYTSQSPPHSRGDPYPSPYSGRSEPMPRVTRIGKALPRTHF; this is translated from the exons ATGCGGGCCGCACGTGGGCGGTGGCCCGGCCTCTCCTTGCTTCTGCTGGTGGCGCTGTTGGCCTGCCCCTGCTACGCTGCCGGGCTCTCCTTAGCAGGGGAGACTCAGGAAGTGGCATATGAAACATGGGAAGCTATAGATTCAGAAGATGGATTATCGAACAGCACAGATACGGAAACGGCCAGCACAGATGCAGAAACGAATAGCACAGATGTAATAACGACCAGCACAGATGCAGAAACGAATAGCACAGATGTAATAACGACCAGCACAGATGCAGAAACGAATAGCACAGATGTAATAACGACCAGCACAGATACGAGTGATGGATCATCGACCACTAAGAAGCCGAACACTGAACCAACGTCAGATGGCAGCACCCCGACAGGCGACACCAAACCGCCCACAAacaaccccaccaccacaacacccacccCGCCTCATGATG ACCTAACCCTCTATGAGTACACGAAGGAGGAACTGAATGTCACAGCAGAGATATTAGCGAAATGCAGCAGCCTAGCGTCAAGCAAGAGAAGCAGTACTGGAAGCGTGATGGACTCTCCTGCAGGCTGGTGGAAGCTGAAGAAAGAGCAGACGCAGGAAGTGATATCTTCAACCATTGATAATTTTTGTATAAACGATACTTCTCCTGAATGCGATAAACTATACACGAACCTGTCTGATATAATGAAGCTGCTGACGAGTCTGACTGCAAACGTGGATGGCTGGACACTGGAAGACCTGGATGATCTCACAGGGAAGAATGGAGAGTTGGAAGATGCTTACCAGGCCGCTACAGACGTTTCAAACTTCGAGAATCTTATAGATAATGCAACGTTCCAGAATGTGATTAGTGATATGCaggag GAAGTGAAGAGGAGTCGGGAGAAAGTGAACACCAAGATCAGTGACATCAAGAAAGACCAGACGGGctcagtggtgctggtggcggtcATCGGAAGTCTTGGGGGCATCATGGTCGTCAGTATTGCTGGCGTCATGATCTACAGCGCcgctaagaagaagaagatgaagaaagaatcgTCCACCACGCCATACAATAAG CTGCAGGGAGAGAACATTCCTATTGATGCATTCCTGTCAGACGGGCCGAGGGCAGACCCGTACACAAGCCAGTCGCCGCCCCACAGCAGAGGCGATCCCTATCCGTCCCCGTACAGCGGCAGGAGTGAACCTATGCCGAGAGTCACCAGAATAGGAAAGGCTCTCCCTAGGACACACTTTTAA